GACGTCGGTGGCGATGCGGGCGAACTTCTCGAAATAGAGCTTTCCGACTAACCCTGCATGCCAGGACGTCCCCGCGCTCGTAATGAGGATGCGCCCTACGCGACCGAGCACGTCGTTCGACATCTCCATCTCGGGAAAACGCACCTTGCCCTTCTCGTCCATTCTCGCCTCGATGATGCGACGAAAGACGTCGGGCTGCTCGAAGATCTCTTTGAGCATGAAATGATCGTAGGGGCCTTTTTCCAGATCTTCGACGGTGAGCTTGATATGCTCCAGATGCACGTCGACGGGCGATCCGTCTTTTTCGAACAGATGGAACTCGTCGCGGGTCATCCATCCCCACTGGCCGTCTTTGATAATGCATTGCTCTTTCGCCTGCGGAATGATGGCCATGATGTCGCTGGCAAGGAAGCCTTCATTCTTGCCTTTACCGTAGATCAGAGGCGAGCCGTCTTTAATGAAGTAGATGCGCTCCGGGTCTTTTTCGTAGAGGATGGCGCAGGCGAACTTGCCTTCAAGCTTCGCCACCGCCGCGGGAATCGCCTTCTCAAGCGTGCCGTGCGTTTTCAGCTCTTCTTCAAGCAGATGCGGGATGACCTCGGTATCGGTCTCGGTGTGAAAGAGGTGGCCTTTTTTCGTCAGCTCATGACGCAGATGCATGTAGTTTTCGATGATGCCGTTATGAACGACGGCGATCTTACGTGAGCCGTCGACGTGCGGATGGGCGTTTCCACGGGAGGGCTCGCCGTGTGTGGCCCATCGCGTGTGGCCGATGCCGATATGGCCGTTTACGGGATGCAGCTTCAGGTAGTCTTCAAGCGCCTTGATCTTGCCCTTTTCTTTTCGGATCTCAAGCTCGCCCTGGTCGATCGCGGCGATGCCCGCCGAGTCATAACCCCGGTATTCAAGCCGGATCAGACCGACCAGAAGAACCGAATGGATGGACTTATCGCCCGAATATCCTACAATACCACACATAGAGGCCCACACTTCACCGTGTCAGTCGTCCTTCAACTAAGAAAAGTACCGGTGAACGGCTTCATTTATACTAACAAATCCTGTGCTACAGGAATGATACAGTGTCGGGTTTTTGGCCGGATGGTTAACAGACATAAAAAAAGGGGCCGTAGCCCCTTTTTCGTCTCAGACCCGTCGCCGGGCCCAAGGCCTACATTTAACGCAAGATCACTTCTTTTTGAGGAACTTCATCATGCTGCGCAGTTTGGCGCCCGTCTCTTCGATCTGGTGCTTCTTGCCTTCGTCACGCATGCGATTGAAATTCGGGTATCCCTTCGCCGTTTCTTCGAGCCATTCTTTAGCGAAACGAGCGCCTTTATCTTTCTGGATGTCGTCCAGAACGGAGCGCATGGCCGCTTTTGAATGAGCGTCGACAACGCGGGGACCGCGGGTCAGGTCGCCGAACTCCGCCGTATCTGAAATGGAGCTGCGCATATTGGCGATGCCGCCTTCGTAGATCAGGTCTACGATCAGCTTCACTTCGTGCAGACATTCGAAATAGGCGATGTCGGGATCGTATCCGGCCTCGACAAGCGTTTCAAATCCCTTCGTAATAAGGGAGGTCAGGCCGCCGCAAAGCACTGCCTGCTCGCCGAAAAGGTCGGTTTCGGTCTCGTCACGGAACGTCGTTTCGAGGATGCCCGCACGTCCGCCACCGACGCCCGCAGCGTGAGCCAGCGCACGTTTGTGAGCCTCGCCCGTCGCATCCTGATGGATGGCGATAAGGCAGGGAACTCCGCCTCCCTCTGTGTAAACACGGCGAACGAGATGGCCGGGACCCTTCGGGGCGACCATGTAGACGTCGACGTCTTTCGGAGGCTGGATGATGTCATAGTGGATGTTGAATCCGTGCGAGAAGACAAGGGCCTTCCCGGCTGTAAGGTTCGGAGCGATCGCTTCGTTATAAAGAGATCCCTGCGTCTGGTCAGGAGTCAGAACCTGGATGATATCGGCCTTCTTGCAGGCCTCGGACGGAGGCAGAACCTCGAAACCGACCTCTTTCGCCTGGGCGAAGGATTTCGAATCCGGGCGCAATCCGATGATAACATTCAGGCCGGAATCCCGCATATTCTGTGCCTGGGCGTGGCCCTGGCTACCGTATCCGAGTACCGCGATGGTTTTACCCTTGAGCAGGCTCAGATCACATGCGTCGTCGTAGAAAATTTTTGCCATACAGGTATGGCTTTGTTACGGGCCGATGGTGACAAGGAAAATTCAAATCACAGGTCCATTGTGTGCACACAGGAAGAGGGGAGGCGGTGACATAAAAGAGTAAGCAGGCACATCTCTGAACATCTTGACTCTTATCGGATTATGGGTTGAACTGACCTGTCCGCAAGGCTAAAATATGAAACTACTATTTAGACTCAGATTGAGATTGCTTGTTGTCGGCTTGGTGCTGGTTTTTTCCGGCGGTGCGACCGCAAAGCCTCTCGTACTGAGTCGATGCGAACATGGGGATTGCTGGAACGGCTATGGCTTGGGTCAACTGGCTGGTTTTACAGCAAAGGTGTGGTGGGAAGGCTGGTGGGCCAATGGGCACCCAAAAGGGGAAGGCTGGGTCCAGACCGATGCCAGGATACCATGCACGGCAAAGGAAGACGGCGTTTTCAATTGTTACGAGGACGGGAATCCCTACGAGGGGGCGATGATACTAACACAAGTTCGCCCTGGCAGCGCCGGGAAAATTGTTGATACAAAGTATGTGTGGCTTGTAAGGCACGGGCTTGGCAGGATGAAGGGGGAAGCTGACGGCACTTTCGATGAAGAGGGAACATATCAATACGACCGGCTCTTCAACGGGATTCAACGTCGGCTGGTTCAAGGTAAAACCATTGTCGTCGTCGTTAGAAATGGTGTGCCCGACGAGAGGGAATGGAAAGAGGCTGTTGCTTCAGCGTTGAAACAAGCTTTGCACGACTCAAACAATGATAAAGAATTGGCAGCTATGAAGGGAGAGCGGAGCTACAGAGCCTATTGTGCCGCATGCCATAAGCCAGATATGACAGGCCTCGTTGGCCCCAATCTCACAGACAACTCATGGTTGCATGGGCATCGATTTGAAGAGATATTCTGGTCGCTGATGTACGGCATAGGAACGGAGCGTGTGAAACAATTACCTCCCAAAGGGCCCTGTCCTGCGCATGCGCAGTCTCTCGGGACTGACGAGCTTATTCAGATCATACGATACCTTCAGGCTACAAACAAAAACATCGAGTAAGCAAAATCTCCTTTGCGTGTCAGTGTCCGAACAGTCTCATACGGTATAGTTGATAAATCGATTTGTTTCGAATGGGATGAGCGCAAGAGTCGTCAGAATTTAGGAAAAAATGGCATCGCAGATAATCACAATGAGGAAAGAATACGACTTTTCAAAAGCGAAGAAAAACCCTTATGCTCGCAGGCTGAAGAAGCAGATCACGATTCGCATCAACTCAGAGGCCATCGATTACTTCAAGTCTATGGCTGAGGAGACGGGCATCCCATACCAGAATCTCATCGATCTCTATCTGCTGGATTGTGCTAAAAGGCATAAAAAGATCGAGCTCTCGTTCAAGTAGCGGAGAAGGAACCTGAGTAAGGCGAATATTGAGATCGTTTCTACTTGCGCCTTCGCCATAAAAACCGGCACTTTGCCTTTTGTCGAAAGGGAGCCGCTTTTATAGCGAAGGAAGCAGGAGGATTACTTATCCTGCCGTTCCGTGACGGGCTCCACATAGATCCACATCCCCGTGGCTTCAAAGAGAGGATCCCACACCAGGTTCACGGTGACTGTTTTCTGCTCGGACTGTCCGGATAACCTGATTCTGGAAGCACTACTATCGTCCTTTTGCGTTTGATCCTCGACGTTCTTCAGAGCAACACCGCAGACTGTCCTATTTTGGTAAAAGCCGCGCATCAGCTTCAATGTTTGAAGGGCTCGCTGAAAGTTCGTCTCCTCGCTGACGGAGCTGAGAACCGGGTATCCGTTTTCTTCCTTTCGGACATGGATCTCCTTGATCTGTGCAGGAATGGGAAATGTGCAATCATAGACCGATACCGCTCCATTGACGGCCTTGAGCGGCGGTATTTTTCCCACAGTACATGCAGTTTTCTGACCTGCATAGCAGGCAGAACGCAGTTTTTCAGCGGCTTCTTCATTCTTCCCGGTTTGCAGATAGATCTGCCCGATGATGAGCTCGGCTTCGCTCTGTGTGGAGTTCTTGCCTTCGGTTAGATAGGTCAGGGCTTCATCGTACCGACCGAGCTTGAAAAGCACCCTGCCGATGTTCAGGGAAATGTGCATGTGCTCCGGAGCCTTCGGCTGGATCTCCTTGAATAGCGCGAGGGCCTCTTCGAGTTTTCCCTGCTCTTCGTAGATTTCTGCAATCCTCCACTGTTCGTTGGTGGCCTGCCATCCCTTCTCAACGGGTACTTTCAGTACGGCGACGGCTTCGTCGAGCCGGCCCAGTGCTTTTAAAGCAAGGCCCAGGTGCACATAAACCAGCCGGTGCTGCGGGCTCTTGTTTTTCACTTTTTCAAGATGCAAAACCTTCTTTTTCGGATCCTTCGAGAGCATTCCTACCTGGAAGTTGCAATAGACATCGTCGGGTTTGATTTGAAGAGCCCTTTCGAAATATGGGACGGCTTTGCGGCCCGCTCCGCCGGAAATCCAGTAATGGGAGCGGCCGAGACCGGCGTTCGCCTCAAAAGAGGCAGGGTTTTTTCGAAGATACGATCCGTACTTTTC
This region of Leptonema illini DSM 21528 genomic DNA includes:
- the glmS gene encoding glutamine--fructose-6-phosphate transaminase (isomerizing) is translated as MCGIVGYSGDKSIHSVLLVGLIRLEYRGYDSAGIAAIDQGELEIRKEKGKIKALEDYLKLHPVNGHIGIGHTRWATHGEPSRGNAHPHVDGSRKIAVVHNGIIENYMHLRHELTKKGHLFHTETDTEVIPHLLEEELKTHGTLEKAIPAAVAKLEGKFACAILYEKDPERIYFIKDGSPLIYGKGKNEGFLASDIMAIIPQAKEQCIIKDGQWGWMTRDEFHLFEKDGSPVDVHLEHIKLTVEDLEKGPYDHFMLKEIFEQPDVFRRIIEARMDEKGKVRFPEMEMSNDVLGRVGRILITSAGTSWHAGLVGKLYFEKFARIATDVDLSSEFRYRNPIAEGDTMVIGISQSGETADTLAGILEAKSKFCRVLSFVNRVDSTIARDSDAFINLMAGPEIGVASTKAYTAQLLNMLFFSLYMSGIRWITQKEEREAIFEEIRKLPVKIESILARAEEIRHWAREYIGARDFIFLGRYYNHPTALEGALKLKEISYIHASGYAGGEFKHGPIALIDENIPVVCIAPKTEVYDKMVSNIQEVKARKGKILAICTEGDTMVPDLADHYFHIPAAPDFLTPLLTVIPLQLLAYYAAIERGCEPDQPRNLAKSVTVE
- the ilvC gene encoding ketol-acid reductoisomerase, with the protein product MAKIFYDDACDLSLLKGKTIAVLGYGSQGHAQAQNMRDSGLNVIIGLRPDSKSFAQAKEVGFEVLPPSEACKKADIIQVLTPDQTQGSLYNEAIAPNLTAGKALVFSHGFNIHYDIIQPPKDVDVYMVAPKGPGHLVRRVYTEGGGVPCLIAIHQDATGEAHKRALAHAAGVGGGRAGILETTFRDETETDLFGEQAVLCGGLTSLITKGFETLVEAGYDPDIAYFECLHEVKLIVDLIYEGGIANMRSSISDTAEFGDLTRGPRVVDAHSKAAMRSVLDDIQKDKGARFAKEWLEETAKGYPNFNRMRDEGKKHQIEETGAKLRSMMKFLKKK
- a CDS encoding tetratricopeptide repeat protein, which produces MVKSSFRLTIAFLLFSSALTAEPVGDAVDPLLQEATACEKKRDFECAIEKYGSYLRKNPASFEANAGLGRSHYWISGGAGRKAVPYFERALQIKPDDVYCNFQVGMLSKDPKKKVLHLEKVKNKSPQHRLVYVHLGLALKALGRLDEAVAVLKVPVEKGWQATNEQWRIAEIYEEQGKLEEALALFKEIQPKAPEHMHISLNIGRVLFKLGRYDEALTYLTEGKNSTQSEAELIIGQIYLQTGKNEEAAEKLRSACYAGQKTACTVGKIPPLKAVNGAVSVYDCTFPIPAQIKEIHVRKEENGYPVLSSVSEETNFQRALQTLKLMRGFYQNRTVCGVALKNVEDQTQKDDSSASRIRLSGQSEQKTVTVNLVWDPLFEATGMWIYVEPVTERQDK
- a CDS encoding c-type cytochrome codes for the protein MKLLFRLRLRLLVVGLVLVFSGGATAKPLVLSRCEHGDCWNGYGLGQLAGFTAKVWWEGWWANGHPKGEGWVQTDARIPCTAKEDGVFNCYEDGNPYEGAMILTQVRPGSAGKIVDTKYVWLVRHGLGRMKGEADGTFDEEGTYQYDRLFNGIQRRLVQGKTIVVVVRNGVPDEREWKEAVASALKQALHDSNNDKELAAMKGERSYRAYCAACHKPDMTGLVGPNLTDNSWLHGHRFEEIFWSLMYGIGTERVKQLPPKGPCPAHAQSLGTDELIQIIRYLQATNKNIE
- a CDS encoding CopG family antitoxin; this encodes MRKEYDFSKAKKNPYARRLKKQITIRINSEAIDYFKSMAEETGIPYQNLIDLYLLDCAKRHKKIELSFK